A genomic window from Streptomyces mirabilis includes:
- a CDS encoding NAD(P)H-binding protein, whose translation MSDKNHATVAVTGVTGALGSRIAALLAGHGVPQLLVGRSPDRMPELPGAQRRGPAAYADAPDMRRALEGASTLILVSGHRTGRRLEEHATAVEAAIAVGTGRVLYVSLVGATPTATYLNARDQWLTEQFLAGTGIRHTVLRAGFYASTPAALANEQFVVRGPAPTGRAAFVTHEDIADVITAVALDDGPRSEHDGATLEITGPEALTLDEAVTRIAAATGRPYRYEPETLEEAFARRWRLGMSGEQIETWISWYQAIEKGEVSVVTDVVPRLTGSAATPISNAAWWPTPNTARGTAELRRKRS comes from the coding sequence ATGTCTGACAAGAATCACGCCACCGTGGCGGTCACCGGGGTGACCGGAGCGCTAGGCAGCCGGATCGCGGCCCTCCTCGCCGGCCACGGCGTCCCGCAACTCCTCGTCGGACGTAGTCCCGACCGCATGCCCGAACTGCCAGGCGCCCAGAGACGCGGCCCGGCCGCCTACGCTGACGCCCCGGACATGCGCAGGGCGCTCGAGGGCGCGTCGACCCTCATCCTGGTCTCCGGACACCGTACGGGTCGCCGGCTGGAAGAACACGCCACCGCGGTTGAGGCCGCGATCGCAGTCGGCACAGGCCGGGTCTTGTATGTGTCCCTCGTCGGCGCGACGCCCACCGCCACCTACCTCAACGCCCGCGACCAGTGGCTGACCGAACAGTTCCTTGCAGGGACCGGGATCCGCCACACAGTGCTCCGGGCGGGCTTCTACGCGTCGACGCCTGCCGCCCTCGCCAACGAGCAATTCGTCGTGAGGGGCCCTGCGCCGACAGGCCGGGCCGCCTTCGTCACCCACGAGGACATCGCCGACGTGATCACGGCCGTCGCCCTCGACGACGGTCCCCGCTCGGAGCACGACGGCGCGACCCTGGAGATCACCGGGCCCGAGGCCCTGACTCTCGACGAAGCTGTCACCCGCATCGCCGCGGCCACCGGTCGGCCCTACCGCTACGAACCCGAGACCCTCGAGGAAGCCTTCGCACGGCGATGGCGACTGGGCATGAGCGGAGAACAGATCGAGACCTGGATCTCGTGGTATCAGGCGATCGAGAAGGGCGAGGTTTCCGTGGTCACCGACGTGGTCCCTCGACTCACCGGCTCAGCGGCGACCCCGATCTCGAACGCAGCCTGGTGGCCCACGCCGAACACCGCCCGGGGTACCGCTGAGTTGAGGCGGAAGCGAAGCTAA